The Eleginops maclovinus isolate JMC-PN-2008 ecotype Puerto Natales chromosome 3, JC_Emac_rtc_rv5, whole genome shotgun sequence genome includes a region encoding these proteins:
- the gra gene encoding uncharacterized protein C8orf88 homolog, translated as MEVSRRRILQKHLEPARPLRRSIHADTEPQVNAATCAQAMMAEEKHETTIGIEQFYEIVNLHKQKEARISYSRDVLLALASCPEAKKKPQFLPEHPIVLMKARDWAPNAS; from the exons ATGGAGGTTTCCAGAAGAAGAATCCTCCAAAAGCATCTAGAGCCAGCCAGACCCCTGCGCCGCAGCATCCATGCTGACACTG AGCCCCAAGTAAATGCTGCTACATGTGCACAGGCCATGATGGCTGAGGAGAAGCATGAG ACTACTATTGGCATAGAGCAGTTCTACGAGATTGTCAACCTCCACAAGCAGAAAGAAG cTAGAATATCTTACAGCAGAGATGTTTTACTTGCTCTTGCAAGTTGTCCTGAGGCCAAGAAGAAGCCGCAATTCTTGCCAGAGCACCCCATAGTCCTAATGAAAGCT AGAGATTGGGCCCCTAACGCTTCATGA
- the rbm12bb gene encoding RNA binding motif protein 12Bb produces the protein MAVVIRLQGLRVTAGSEDIRKFFTGLKIPDGGVHIIGGEQEEAFIIFASDEDARRAMIRSGGCIKGSPVALLLSSKSEMQNLLERSTRDVELDQKRRLEENARHARRPVDPEAGRRSASRSDYTPPPQHQRASNTNDDLLVFLKGMPFSVTEEQVRDFFCDLLIDEIVLMKNGNGSKNGKGFVKFATREDANEALNRDRQYIGSRYVEVSSTTAEDWRRATGKVPMAVNKHDNFERDRSPIRHQRNPHYVRSQSPVAQRPDATSDEEYCVLIENLSYTVEKEDIKKLFRNAKLENDQILHLIGNDGKRTRSAFVLFKNLCDYCDALTHEKRPFWNRFIHTRPISREKMISLLQSQSMDAGPPGNSEMFQESPPAFLSDPCDSEKMCLFVRNLPFDVRKVEIMDFFLGFNITEDKVFVLRDHTGSGIGKALVVFRSEAEAINALSLNGQRFLGSEVILKCISRSQMRQLGVEPPMLQETIVQEPQQRNARYSGRRDEETYPPGNEGYPDLGIPSDGNIPMINEQAPIYGGSDYEPYAVRRSTPQGRGNGERGSFGSSVPHFDGPTCVKLLNLPFQIRSEEIYDFCYGYRIIPGSVSVQYDQSGKSKGSATAVFESRREALTAVEELSGRPIGQRKIQLLLA, from the coding sequence ATGGCGGTCGTCATCCGTTTACAGGGACTAAGAGTCACTGCAGGTTCCGAGGATATTCGCAAGTTCTTCACTGGCCTCAAAATTCCAGATGGAGGAGTGCATATAATTGGTGGGGAGCAAGAGGAAgctttcattatctttgcttcAGATGAAGATGCAAGAAGAGCCATGATACGATCAGGAGGTTGCATCAAGGGTTCACCTGTAGCTTTACTACTAAGTAGTAAATCAGAGATGCAGAACCTGCTTGAAAGAAGTACAAGAGATGTAGAACTAGATCAAAAGAGACGACTGGAGGAGAATGCAAGACACGCCCGAAGACCTGTGGACCCTGAGGCGGGCAGGAGATCAGCTAGCCGATCAGACTATACTCCTCCACCCCAGCACCAGAGGGCTTCCAACACTAATGATGACTTGCTTGTGTTTCTTAAAGGGATGCCCTTTTCTGTGACTGAAGAACAAGTCCGTGACTTTTTCTGTGATCTACTTATTGATGAAATAGTCTTaatgaaaaatggaaatggTTCCAAAAATGGGAAAGGTTTTGTCAAATTTGCAACAAGAGAGGATGCAAACGAAGCTCTGAACAGAGATAGGCAATACATTGGGTCAAGGTATGTTGAAGTTTCCTCAACAACAGCAGAGGATTGGCGTCGGGCTACTGGTAAAGTGCCAATGGCTGTCAACAAGCATGACAACTTTGAAAGGGACAGATCCCCTATTCGACATCAGAGGAATCCCCATTATGTGAGGTCCCAGTCCCCTGTGGCTCAGAGGCCAGATGCTACTTCGGATGAGGAGTACTGTGTATTGATTGAAAATCTGTCCTATACGGTggaaaaagaagacataaaaaagCTTTTTCGCAATGCAAAGCTTGAGAATGACCAGATCCTGCATCTAATTGGCAATGATGGAAAAAGAACAAGATCTGCATTTGTGCTGTTCAAGAACCTGTGTGACTATTGTGATGCCTTGACTCATGAAAAAAGGCCCTTTTGGAACCGATTTATTCATACCCGGCCAATCTCAAGAGAAAAAATGATCAGCCTTCTGCAATCTCAGAGCATGGATGCCGGACCACCTGGAAACTCTGAAATGTTTCAGGAAAGTCCTCCAGCTTTCCTCAGCGATCCCTGTGACTCagagaaaatgtgtctgtttgtgcgGAACCTACCATTTGATGTACGGAAAGTTGAAATCATGGACTTTTTCCTTGGGTTTAATATCACAGAGGACAAGGTGTTTGTGCTCCGTGACCATACTGGTTCAGGAATTGGGAAGGCTTTGGTTGTCTTTCGGTCTGAGGCAGAGGCTATAAATGCACTCTCTCTCAATGGACAAAGGTTTCTTGGGTCAGAAGTTATACTGAAATGCATTTCACGCTCTCAGATGCGTCAATTGGGTGTTGAGCCACCAATGTTGCAAGAGACAATTGTGCAAGAGCCACAGCAAAGAAATGCGCGATACTCGGGCAGGAGAGACGAGGAAACCTATCCACCTGGCAACGAAGGCTACCCTGACTTAGGAATTCCTTCTGATGGTAACATACCAATGATTAATGAACAGGCTCCCATCTATGGAGGCAGTGATTATGAGCCCTATGCAGTACGCCGTTCTACTCCACAAGGCAGGGGTAATGGTGAACGTGGTAGCTTTGGTTCCTCTGTGCCGCATTTTGATGGCCCCACCTGTGTTAAGCTACTTAATTTGCCATTTCAAATCCGAAGTGAAGAAATCTATGACTTTTGCTACGGATATCGCATTATTCCTGGATCTGTTTCAGTGCAGTATGACCAGAGTGGGAAATCTAAAGGCTCAGCGACTGCAGTGTTTGAGTCCCGTAGGGAGGCGTTAACAGCAGTTGAGGAACTGAGTGGAAGACCGATAGGTCAAAGAAAAATACAGCTACTACTAGCTTGA
- the upp1 gene encoding uridine phosphorylase 1 isoform X1, giving the protein MNQEEEKRAAPCSSSVFVNNPHLDVMKEDVLYHFGLGTATHDLPARFGDVKFVCVGGSPWRMKSFTEYIAAEISMEDPESEYPNICAGTDRYAMYKVGPVLSVSHGMGIPSIAIMLHELIKLLHHAHCQDVTIIRIGTSGGIGLKPGTVVVTKQSMDATFLPKFEQVILGKTVVRNTDLDQCLAEELLQCSNELNQFETVIGNTMCTLDFYEGQARLDGAFCSYTEKDKQEYLKKASEAGICNIEMESSVFAAMCKLSGLRAAVVCVTLLDRLKGDQLGGSHEVLHSYQLRPQILVGNYIKKQLKAKAGRS; this is encoded by the exons ATGAATcaagaggaagagaaacggGCCGCGCCATGCAGCAG CTCTGTTTTTGTTAACAACCCACACCTGGATGTAATGAAAGAAGACGTCCTCTACCATTTTGGTTTAGGGACTGCAACTCACGACCTACCAGCTAGGTTTGGTGATGTCAAA tttgtgtgtgtcggCGGCAGTCCATGGAGAATGAAATCCTTCACTGAGTATATTGCTGCTGAGATCAGTATGGAAGACCCAGAGTCAGAATACCCAAACATCTGTGCTGGAACGGACCGCTATGCTATGTACAAAGTGGGCCCTGTGCTGTCTGTCAGT CATGGGATGGGCATCCCATCTATTGCCATAATGTTGCATGAGCTAATAAAGCTCCTCCATCACGCTCATTGTCAAGATGTTACGATTATACGTATTGGGACGTCGGGAGGAATAG GGCTTAAACCTGGCACAGTTGTTGTCACCAAGCAGTCTATGGATGCCACCTTCCTGCCAAAGTTTGAGCAGGTGATCCTTGGGAAGACGGTGGTGCGCAATACGGATCTGGACCAATGCCTGGCTGAAGAGCTGTTGCAGTGCAGCAACGAGCTGAACCAGTTTGAGACGGTGATCGGCAACACAATGTGTACACTAGATTTCTATGAAG GGCAAGCCCGTCTGGATGGGGCATTCTGCTCCTACACTGAGAAGGATAAACAGGAATACCTCAAAAAAGCCAGTGAAGCAGGAATCTGCAATATAGAAATGGAGTCATCAGTTTTTGCCGCCATGTGCAAACTGAGTGGTCTACGAG cggctgtggtgtgtgtgacgCTACTCGATCGGCTGAAGGGGGATCAGCTGGGCGGCTCTCATGAAGTTCTTCA
- the upp1 gene encoding uridine phosphorylase 1 isoform X2 produces the protein MQQFVCVGGSPWRMKSFTEYIAAEISMEDPESEYPNICAGTDRYAMYKVGPVLSVSHGMGIPSIAIMLHELIKLLHHAHCQDVTIIRIGTSGGIGLKPGTVVVTKQSMDATFLPKFEQVILGKTVVRNTDLDQCLAEELLQCSNELNQFETVIGNTMCTLDFYEGQARLDGAFCSYTEKDKQEYLKKASEAGICNIEMESSVFAAMCKLSGLRAAVVCVTLLDRLKGDQLGGSHEVLHSYQLRPQILVGNYIKKQLKAKAGRS, from the exons ATGCAGCAG tttgtgtgtgtcggCGGCAGTCCATGGAGAATGAAATCCTTCACTGAGTATATTGCTGCTGAGATCAGTATGGAAGACCCAGAGTCAGAATACCCAAACATCTGTGCTGGAACGGACCGCTATGCTATGTACAAAGTGGGCCCTGTGCTGTCTGTCAGT CATGGGATGGGCATCCCATCTATTGCCATAATGTTGCATGAGCTAATAAAGCTCCTCCATCACGCTCATTGTCAAGATGTTACGATTATACGTATTGGGACGTCGGGAGGAATAG GGCTTAAACCTGGCACAGTTGTTGTCACCAAGCAGTCTATGGATGCCACCTTCCTGCCAAAGTTTGAGCAGGTGATCCTTGGGAAGACGGTGGTGCGCAATACGGATCTGGACCAATGCCTGGCTGAAGAGCTGTTGCAGTGCAGCAACGAGCTGAACCAGTTTGAGACGGTGATCGGCAACACAATGTGTACACTAGATTTCTATGAAG GGCAAGCCCGTCTGGATGGGGCATTCTGCTCCTACACTGAGAAGGATAAACAGGAATACCTCAAAAAAGCCAGTGAAGCAGGAATCTGCAATATAGAAATGGAGTCATCAGTTTTTGCCGCCATGTGCAAACTGAGTGGTCTACGAG cggctgtggtgtgtgtgacgCTACTCGATCGGCTGAAGGGGGATCAGCTGGGCGGCTCTCATGAAGTTCTTCA